In the genome of Cheilinus undulatus linkage group 6, ASM1832078v1, whole genome shotgun sequence, one region contains:
- the ttl gene encoding tubulin--tyrosine ligase isoform X1 — protein sequence MNSPTYTFVTRDDNSTVYAEVSKILLGTGQWKKLKKDNPRFNLMLGERNRLPFGRLGHEPGLVQLVNYYRGADKLCRKASLVKLIKTSPELSDSQNWFPESYIIYPTNLNTPVAPATNGISHLKSNPKTDEREVFLVSYQNKKDSGEGSVWIAKSSAGAKGAGILISHDANELLEHIDNQGQVHVIQKYLEKPLLLEPGHRKFDIRSWVLVDHQYNIYLYREGVLRTSSEPYNSSDLQDMTSHLTNHCIQKEHSQNYGRYEEGNEMFFDEFRLYLLNTHNVTLEATILPQIKQIIKTCLTCIEPTISTKHLSYHSFQLFGFDFMVDQSFKVWLIEINGAPACAQKLYSELCQGIVDVAVSSVFTLNSGCDSSSASSSPYSSSPSSTFTTNSCSSPKLRGPLHVGPFTRLCLQLCSFALV from the exons ATGAATTCCCCAACCTACACATTTGTCACGCGTGACGACAACAGTACTGTTTATGCGGAAGTTTCCAAAATCCTTCTTGGAACTGGACAGTGGAAGAAGCTAAAAAAGGACAATCCAAGGTTCAACTTGATGCTTGGTGAACGGAACAGACTGCCCTTTGGACGTCTAg GTCATGAGCCAGGACTGGTGCAGCTGGTGAATTACTACAGAGGAGCAGATAAACTGTGCAGAAAGGCTTCCTTGGTCAA GCTTATAAAGACGAGCCCGGAACTGTCCGACTCTCAGAACTGGTTCCCAGAATCCTATATCATTTATCCCACTAACCTCAACACCCCAGTTGCTCCAGCTACCAACGGCATTAGCCATTTAAAGAGCAACCCTAAGACGGATGAGCGAGAGGTTTTTTTGGtttcctatcaaaataaaaaagacagtgGGGAAGGCTCAGTATGGATTGCCAAGTCTTCTGCTGGAGCTAAAG GTGCTGGCATTTTGATATCTCATGATGCTAATGAGCTGCTGGAGCACATCGATAATCAGGGACAGGTTCATGTTATTCAGAAGTACCTGGAGAAACCTCTGCTTCTGGAGCCAGGACATCGGAAGTTTGACATAAG GAGCTGGGTGCTAGTGGACCATCAGTACAACATCTATTTGTACCGGGAGGGAGTGCTGCGTACTTCCTCAGAGCCCTACAATAGCTCTGACCTCCAGGACATGACCAGCCACTTAACCAATCACTGCATCCAGAAGGAGCACTCCCAGAACTACGGCCGATACGAAGAGGGGAATGAGATGTTCTTTGATGAATTCAGGCTGTACCTGCTCAACACTCACAACGTCACCCTGGAGGCTACGATATTACCTCAGATCAAGCAGATCATTAA gACCTGTCTGACATGTATTGAGCCGACAATCAGCACCAAGCACCTGTCCTACCACAGCTTCCAGCTCTTTGGATTTGATTTCATGGTGGACCAGAGCTTCAAAGTTTGGCTCATTGAGATCAACGGGGCTCCAGCCTGTGCACA GAAACTTTATTCCGAGCTCTGTCAAGGTATCGTGGACGTGGCAGTTTCCAGTGTCTTTACTCTCAACAGTGGCTGTGACTCCTCATCGGCTTCCTCATCGCCATACTCTTCCTCCCCGTCCTCCACGTTCACCACCAACTCCTGCTCCTCTCCCAAACTGAGAGGGCCTCTTCACGTGGGTCCTTTCACTCGCCT
- the ttl gene encoding tubulin--tyrosine ligase isoform X2 — translation MNSPTYTFVTRDDNSTVYAEVSKILLGTGQWKKLKKDNPRFNLMLGERNRLPFGRLGHEPGLVQLVNYYRGADKLCRKASLVKLIKTSPELSDSQNWFPESYIIYPTNLNTPVAPATNGISHLKSNPKTDEREVFLVSYQNKKDSGEGSVWIAKSSAGAKGAGILISHDANELLEHIDNQGQVHVIQKYLEKPLLLEPGHRKFDIRSWVLVDHQYNIYLYREGVLRTSSEPYNSSDLQDMTSHLTNHCIQKEHSQNYGRYEEGNEMFFDEFRLYLLNTHNVTLEATILPQIKQIIKTCLTCIEPTISTKHLSYHSFQLFGFDFMVDQSFKVWLIEINGAPACAQKLYSELCQGIVDVAVSSVFTLNSGCDSSSASSSPYSSSPSSTFTTNSCSSPKLRGPLHVGPFTRLWTS, via the exons ATGAATTCCCCAACCTACACATTTGTCACGCGTGACGACAACAGTACTGTTTATGCGGAAGTTTCCAAAATCCTTCTTGGAACTGGACAGTGGAAGAAGCTAAAAAAGGACAATCCAAGGTTCAACTTGATGCTTGGTGAACGGAACAGACTGCCCTTTGGACGTCTAg GTCATGAGCCAGGACTGGTGCAGCTGGTGAATTACTACAGAGGAGCAGATAAACTGTGCAGAAAGGCTTCCTTGGTCAA GCTTATAAAGACGAGCCCGGAACTGTCCGACTCTCAGAACTGGTTCCCAGAATCCTATATCATTTATCCCACTAACCTCAACACCCCAGTTGCTCCAGCTACCAACGGCATTAGCCATTTAAAGAGCAACCCTAAGACGGATGAGCGAGAGGTTTTTTTGGtttcctatcaaaataaaaaagacagtgGGGAAGGCTCAGTATGGATTGCCAAGTCTTCTGCTGGAGCTAAAG GTGCTGGCATTTTGATATCTCATGATGCTAATGAGCTGCTGGAGCACATCGATAATCAGGGACAGGTTCATGTTATTCAGAAGTACCTGGAGAAACCTCTGCTTCTGGAGCCAGGACATCGGAAGTTTGACATAAG GAGCTGGGTGCTAGTGGACCATCAGTACAACATCTATTTGTACCGGGAGGGAGTGCTGCGTACTTCCTCAGAGCCCTACAATAGCTCTGACCTCCAGGACATGACCAGCCACTTAACCAATCACTGCATCCAGAAGGAGCACTCCCAGAACTACGGCCGATACGAAGAGGGGAATGAGATGTTCTTTGATGAATTCAGGCTGTACCTGCTCAACACTCACAACGTCACCCTGGAGGCTACGATATTACCTCAGATCAAGCAGATCATTAA gACCTGTCTGACATGTATTGAGCCGACAATCAGCACCAAGCACCTGTCCTACCACAGCTTCCAGCTCTTTGGATTTGATTTCATGGTGGACCAGAGCTTCAAAGTTTGGCTCATTGAGATCAACGGGGCTCCAGCCTGTGCACA GAAACTTTATTCCGAGCTCTGTCAAGGTATCGTGGACGTGGCAGTTTCCAGTGTCTTTACTCTCAACAGTGGCTGTGACTCCTCATCGGCTTCCTCATCGCCATACTCTTCCTCCCCGTCCTCCACGTTCACCACCAACTCCTGCTCCTCTCCCAAACTGAGAGGGCCTCTTCACGTGGGTCCTTTCACTCGCCT
- the ttl gene encoding tubulin--tyrosine ligase isoform X3, with protein sequence MNSPTYTFVTRDDNSTVYAEVSKILLGTGQWKKLKKDNPRFNLMLGERNRLPFGRLGHEPGLVQLVNYYRGADKLCRKASLVKLIKTSPELSDSQNWFPESYIIYPTNLNTPVAPATNGISHLKSNPKTDEREVFLVSYQNKKDSGEGSVWIAKSSAGAKGAGILISHDANELLEHIDNQGQVHVIQKYLEKPLLLEPGHRKFDIRSWVLVDHQYNIYLYREGVLRTSSEPYNSSDLQDMTSHLTNHCIQKEHSQNYGRYEEGNEMFFDEFRLYLLNTHNVTLEATILPQIKQIIKTCLTCIEPTISTKHLSYHSFQLFGFDFMVDQSFKVWLIEINGAPACAQATNSTVTTC encoded by the exons ATGAATTCCCCAACCTACACATTTGTCACGCGTGACGACAACAGTACTGTTTATGCGGAAGTTTCCAAAATCCTTCTTGGAACTGGACAGTGGAAGAAGCTAAAAAAGGACAATCCAAGGTTCAACTTGATGCTTGGTGAACGGAACAGACTGCCCTTTGGACGTCTAg GTCATGAGCCAGGACTGGTGCAGCTGGTGAATTACTACAGAGGAGCAGATAAACTGTGCAGAAAGGCTTCCTTGGTCAA GCTTATAAAGACGAGCCCGGAACTGTCCGACTCTCAGAACTGGTTCCCAGAATCCTATATCATTTATCCCACTAACCTCAACACCCCAGTTGCTCCAGCTACCAACGGCATTAGCCATTTAAAGAGCAACCCTAAGACGGATGAGCGAGAGGTTTTTTTGGtttcctatcaaaataaaaaagacagtgGGGAAGGCTCAGTATGGATTGCCAAGTCTTCTGCTGGAGCTAAAG GTGCTGGCATTTTGATATCTCATGATGCTAATGAGCTGCTGGAGCACATCGATAATCAGGGACAGGTTCATGTTATTCAGAAGTACCTGGAGAAACCTCTGCTTCTGGAGCCAGGACATCGGAAGTTTGACATAAG GAGCTGGGTGCTAGTGGACCATCAGTACAACATCTATTTGTACCGGGAGGGAGTGCTGCGTACTTCCTCAGAGCCCTACAATAGCTCTGACCTCCAGGACATGACCAGCCACTTAACCAATCACTGCATCCAGAAGGAGCACTCCCAGAACTACGGCCGATACGAAGAGGGGAATGAGATGTTCTTTGATGAATTCAGGCTGTACCTGCTCAACACTCACAACGTCACCCTGGAGGCTACGATATTACCTCAGATCAAGCAGATCATTAA gACCTGTCTGACATGTATTGAGCCGACAATCAGCACCAAGCACCTGTCCTACCACAGCTTCCAGCTCTTTGGATTTGATTTCATGGTGGACCAGAGCTTCAAAGTTTGGCTCATTGAGATCAACGGGGCTCCAGCCTGTGCACA AGCTACAAACAGCACTGTGACAACCTGCTGA